The Musa acuminata AAA Group cultivar baxijiao chromosome BXJ1-8, Cavendish_Baxijiao_AAA, whole genome shotgun sequence genomic sequence AAAACATCCAATTGACATCAGTTACCATACTTGTTCTCCAAAATCAAGCTTTACATTGATATAATGATTACTATATTACATGGAACCTTATAGCAATTCTGGTCTAACTTTCAGACATGGTTAACGCAATTTTTGCATTGAATAACACTGGTGCGATCAGGTTTTACAAAGGAACTATATTCATTCCCCAATAAAATGGTGATACCTGTGAAATCTAAAATAAAGCCTAAAATCTTTGTTCAAACTTCAATTAAGTAATATTCATTAGTTCAAATTTGCAACAAGGTCAAACCAAAATGATAGCTAATCAGCAAATCATGGACTGTAACAAATACAAACATGAAAATCAAAAGAGAAAACTATGCATTTTAGTTCAGTTAATTCTAAATAGCAGAAGAAAGTGATATACTAAAGTAAGCAATAAAACTTCAGCATATCCTTTAATCACACAACCAAAGGAAAATATTACCTGACACCAAGAATTACTTCTCACTGCTGATTTCCAGATCCTTGGACAGTGTGAGCACTTGCTTGCTGCTGTTGTTGAATTTGTAGAAGCAAGTTAGCAGCAAATTGAAGTGTTGACTGATATCGCTGGTTCTTGTCAGCATCACCTTGGGATGTTCCTTGGCTAGAACCAGCTAGAACAGGTTGTAATTGTTGCCCTTGGTTAGAGATCTCCATATTCCCTTTATCATTTGTTGCAGGCATGGCAAGTTGATGCTGAGGTATATTGCCAATGAGATCATGAGCAGATGAAGAACCAAGTCTCGATTGCTGCTGGACAATCGAACCAAACACATCACCAACATTTGTTGTTGGTAAGCTTCCGTAGTTGTCACGAGATGTAAGAGGAGTATCAAGCTGATAAATTTGATTGCTTTGGGTGGCAGCAAATTGTCCATGTTGTGATATTGCATAACTATTCAACAGGCTAGTCGAAACAGGAGGAGCTGGTGGCATGTTAGTAGCAGGATTTTGAATCTGCAGCATACCAAGTAATGGCTGTGTAGGGGGGTCAGCCCCATTTGAAGTATTAATATATGGTGGGAACTGAGGGAGCGATGGTGCCTGGTGACTGAAATTTTGTCCTAGATGAGGTGGCATACTATATTGCTCCATGGAAGTAACAGAAAGAGTAATTTGGTTATCTTGCCTTCGATTCTGAAATGGCACAGATCCATCAGGGACCGTAGAGGTAAAAGATGAAGCTGATCGCACAGTGGAGCTAGATGGCAATTGAACAGCACCAGAAGCTGATGATTGAATGTTGCCAGGGATAAGAGAAGCTAAAGTAGCTATCAGATCAGGAGTCAAGGAAACCTTCGACTGGGAAGCAGGAGCATTGCTTTCCTGGTCCACTGCAGCTGATTGTGATAGGCGTTGTTCATCCCCATGTGCCAACTGGAATTTTTCAGTTGCTGCATGACGTGCCACCTCCTCATGCAAGGACTGGTTAAAATCAACTCTCGATGCTTGATCCTCATTGCGGGAAATAAACTTCTGCAAATTAGGTGCCTCCTGCTGATCAATGTGATGGGATGTTAAGGGAGGAATGGCTAGTTGTGATTGTTGCACAACTGTACTGGTTGATTGTTGCGGCATTTTCAGAACAACACCATAGAGACGTTCAGGACCCTTGACACCCAATACCTTGGTCAAGAAATCAGATGGAGGCACTAAAAATAGTGTAGTACCATCCTCAAGCTTTGCAACCCCCGCACGATTTTTTAAGCCCAAGTACCGTAGAAAATCTGTATAAGAGGCGAAATCATCTTCACTGTCTGGCAGAAAGAAGACAATGTCGAAACCAATCGCCTCATCATAATGTTTTGCAAGCATATCTAATCCAGTTCTGGCTGAGCAGTTGACAACATCAGACCTGCCAAAAAAATGTCATATCACAATAGTCACAGTAAATATCAATTCACTCATGTAATGAGAAGCTCAGACTTACAAAGAAAGGTCGATGCCCTTTCCTATCGGTATACAACGAGCATAACAAACATGAGTTCCACCTTTAGCAATAACACCACGCCAGCAGTAGTCTTTATCagaaaaaagcacattaggacgaCTGTGAAGAACAGAACCAAGTTGACTTCGGCTTGAAGCACCTCTATCAGGATGAGAAAACACAAAGGGATGATCTCCAACGCTGCTGCCATCAACCCTCCTTGCCAGAAGAAAACCATCATTGGTGGGAGAAGCATCCACCCGTAACCTTTTTGGATCTCTCACGTCAACCCCATCCCATCCATCAGGCATGGGACGGGCAGCTTGAAATACACTTGAAGGAGAAGGCAGAATGCCCGGTGCTGAAGGAGACCGACGTCTCCAACTAGGCGGCATGGATTTGCTTGCATCAACATCAAGAGAATTTGGTGCAAGAGCACCAAATTCATGGAACTCAGGTTCCACATGGCGAAGATCAAATCCTTGTGGTCCAAATGACCTTGTGAAGATATTTGTTCCAGGCATAACATTAGAATGTAGTGAGCCAGAAAATTTACTTGAGGTGACTGAACGTCCAGCACCCAACACTTCCAGAGGTCCAAAAGGCCCTTCATCTGAAAACATCTCAGGTCTATGTGCTCTAAATGAAGGGACCATTGGCAGATTATCCTTACCAGGTGCAAATTCACTGTTTGAAAAAAAGATCTGTATCCTAGGGTCATTGAAAAGACGACCTTGAAGACCTTCTTTAGCACGCCTAGCTTCATCCACACTTCTAAACTCTACGAAAGAATAATGCCTCGATGGATAACACTTTATCCTTTCAATTtcaccaaaaagaatcatagcaTTATGAAGCATCTGCTCATCAATCTGAACAGAAGGTGGATATCCTACCCACAGAATGTTGCTTGGATGGCCATCTTTCCGCACTCCATGAGGCTGAAattttagacaaaaaaaaaatgacaaaatGAAATCAGTATCCTAAAAAAAAAGTATGTAGCAACTAAAGTCAGCAAAATATTCAGCATAATTCAGGTTTTTTGTTCAAATGTACCATATCCCTCTTAGACCCAAGGGACGAAGAATTATGGAAGTTTCTCAAGTCATCTGGAGGCAGAGATCGTTCTACTGGTTCCAATGTTCGGTTGCTCAAGTATCCGTTCCTTGAATCATAGCGGTCAGACCAATCCTATTTAATGACAGGATTAATATGAggaaaaaacataaataaaatatcGTAAGGATGTATATCAAATGCAAAGTCATCAAGATAAAGGATTGCACATGCCATCCATGCCCTATGGTACTTTCCATTCAAGCACAATGCCTACACTAGGCATGCAGCCATACTGGTGTCATAACCCATGATATGGCTAGTCAATCCTTGATCAAGATAACTGAGAAGCAAGAAAGTAATGCTACCACCAGGCTACAGACCCTTCTAGGAGGTTGGGATCTCAGAAAATCTACACGTAT encodes the following:
- the LOC135588699 gene encoding flowering time control protein FPA-like isoform X1, which translates into the protein MPLNKSAGGSSDLRRPPPSKEPENDEAPSNTLWVGNLPVDITDPDVMAVFAKHGALDCTTMRGSRSYTFVYFRTVDEAKAAKEALKGSIIQGHAMRLEFARPPKAAKQIWVGGFNSSISKEQLEDEFLKFGKIEDYKFFRDRNSAVIEYYKLEDAIAAHKSMNGKRLAGEQIRVDFLRSQPPRRVCSLVDWSDRYDSRNGYLSNRTLEPVERSLPPDDLRNFHNSSSLGSKRDMPHGVRKDGHPSNILWVGYPPSVQIDEQMLHNAMILFGEIERIKCYPSRHYSFVEFRSVDEARRAKEGLQGRLFNDPRIQIFFSNSEFAPGKDNLPMVPSFRAHRPEMFSDEGPFGPLEVLGAGRSVTSSKFSGSLHSNVMPGTNIFTRSFGPQGFDLRHVEPEFHEFGALAPNSLDVDASKSMPPSWRRRSPSAPGILPSPSSVFQAARPMPDGWDGVDVRDPKRLRVDASPTNDGFLLARRVDGSSVGDHPFVFSHPDRGASSRSQLGSVLHSRPNVLFSDKDYCWRGVIAKGGTHVCYARCIPIGKGIDLSLSDVVNCSARTGLDMLAKHYDEAIGFDIVFFLPDSEDDFASYTDFLRYLGLKNRAGVAKLEDGTTLFLVPPSDFLTKVLGVKGPERLYGVVLKMPQQSTSTVVQQSQLAIPPLTSHHIDQQEAPNLQKFISRNEDQASRVDFNQSLHEEVARHAATEKFQLAHGDEQRLSQSAAVDQESNAPASQSKVSLTPDLIATLASLIPGNIQSSASGAVQLPSSSTVRSASSFTSTVPDGSVPFQNRRQDNQITLSVTSMEQYSMPPHLGQNFSHQAPSLPQFPPYINTSNGADPPTQPLLGMLQIQNPATNMPPAPPVSTSLLNSYAISQHGQFAATQSNQIYQLDTPLTSRDNYGSLPTTNVGDVFGSIVQQQSRLGSSSAHDLIGNIPQHQLAMPATNDKGNMEISNQGQQLQPVLAGSSQGTSQGDADKNQRYQSTLQFAANLLLQIQQQQQASAHTVQGSGNQQ
- the LOC135588699 gene encoding flowering time control protein FPA-like isoform X2, whose amino-acid sequence is MPLNKSAGGSSDLRRPPPSKEPENDEAPSNTLWVGNLPVDITDPDVMAVFAKHGALDCTTMRGSRSYTFVYFRTVDEAKAAKEALKGSIIQGHAMRLEFARPPKAAKQIWVGGFNSSISKEQLEDEFLKFGKIEDYKFFRDRNSAVIEYYKLEDAIAAHKSMNGKRLAGEQIRVDFLRSQPPRRDWSDRYDSRNGYLSNRTLEPVERSLPPDDLRNFHNSSSLGSKRDMPHGVRKDGHPSNILWVGYPPSVQIDEQMLHNAMILFGEIERIKCYPSRHYSFVEFRSVDEARRAKEGLQGRLFNDPRIQIFFSNSEFAPGKDNLPMVPSFRAHRPEMFSDEGPFGPLEVLGAGRSVTSSKFSGSLHSNVMPGTNIFTRSFGPQGFDLRHVEPEFHEFGALAPNSLDVDASKSMPPSWRRRSPSAPGILPSPSSVFQAARPMPDGWDGVDVRDPKRLRVDASPTNDGFLLARRVDGSSVGDHPFVFSHPDRGASSRSQLGSVLHSRPNVLFSDKDYCWRGVIAKGGTHVCYARCIPIGKGIDLSLSDVVNCSARTGLDMLAKHYDEAIGFDIVFFLPDSEDDFASYTDFLRYLGLKNRAGVAKLEDGTTLFLVPPSDFLTKVLGVKGPERLYGVVLKMPQQSTSTVVQQSQLAIPPLTSHHIDQQEAPNLQKFISRNEDQASRVDFNQSLHEEVARHAATEKFQLAHGDEQRLSQSAAVDQESNAPASQSKVSLTPDLIATLASLIPGNIQSSASGAVQLPSSSTVRSASSFTSTVPDGSVPFQNRRQDNQITLSVTSMEQYSMPPHLGQNFSHQAPSLPQFPPYINTSNGADPPTQPLLGMLQIQNPATNMPPAPPVSTSLLNSYAISQHGQFAATQSNQIYQLDTPLTSRDNYGSLPTTNVGDVFGSIVQQQSRLGSSSAHDLIGNIPQHQLAMPATNDKGNMEISNQGQQLQPVLAGSSQGTSQGDADKNQRYQSTLQFAANLLLQIQQQQQASAHTVQGSGNQQ